From the Ctenopharyngodon idella isolate HZGC_01 chromosome 3, HZGC01, whole genome shotgun sequence genome, one window contains:
- the LOC127510131 gene encoding apolipoprotein L3-like: MRLKDWLNLDEEKGEGGRHSEELCELISQMLIQDRRDRPSAEEILAKPLLTDAVDRNSRTPEALLQRFVKCITAFDEAYNKHYKDIEVLVSEWGRITDSMESAHYSATAGSLSGSVIGAAGGITALAGLILAPFTLGASLIVTGVGVGVGVAGGVTGAASTITNTVQQKSFRESLEQIQQKYKSASEPILTPLNTLRKVLRKITKFSVFFGSSAFDNVQISCNLDRRNVLCATQLMNLGLLANVSRIATQTARVGRVVAEAVSGVLSGLLVILDVAFIVMDSVDIHQMRQGKVDDPEKVQSSVLKSISEMRRTHNELCNVQKEIQTTREELKGYIEWARGDREIDNDLNRLNI, from the exons ATGAGGCTGAAGGACTGGCTGAATCTGGATGAGGAGAAAGGAGAGGGAGGCCG ACACTCAGAGGAACTTTGCGAATTAATCAGTCAAATGCTCATTCAAGACCGTAGAGACAGACCTTCAGCTGAAGAGATTCTAGCTAAACCGTTACTGACAGATGCAGTAGACAGAAACAGCAGAACTCCAGAGGCACTGCTACAGAGATTTGTGAAGTGTATCACCGCCTTTGATGAGGCCTACAACAAGCACTATAAAGACATTGAGGTTTTAGTTAGTGAGTGGGGAAGAATAACAGATTCGATGGAATCTGCACATTACAGCGCCACAGCGGGGAGTCTGTCAGGTTCGGTGATCGGAGCAGCTGGAGGAATCACTGCATTAGCTGGTTTAATTTTGGCACCGTTCACTCTTGGGGCGTCTCTGATTGTTACTGGTGTTGGTGTTGGAGTAGGAGTTGCAGGTGGAGTAACAGGTGCTGCATCCACCATTACTAACACTGTACAACAAAAATCATTCAGAGAGAGCCTTGAACAAATTCAGCAGAAGTATAAATCTGCAAGCGAACCAATTCTCACACCACTGAATACACTGAGAAAGGTTCTGAGAAAAATCACAaagttcagtgtttttttcGGCAGCTCAGCTTTTGACAATGTGCAAATATCATGCAATTTAGACAGAAGGAATGTTTTGTGTGCAACACAACTCATGAATTTGGGTCTGTTGGCAAATGTTAGCAGAATTGCTACTCAGACTGCAAGAGTAGGGCGAGTTGTAGCAGAAGCAGTCTCAGGAGTGTTAAGTGGACTGTTAGTCATACTTGATGTCGCCTTCATAGTGATGGATTCTGTAGACATTCACCAGATGAGACAGGGAAAAGTAGATGATCCAGAAAAGGTCCAATCCAGTGTGCTTAAATCCATTTCAGAGATGAGGAGAACACATAATGAGCTTTGCAATGTCCAGAAGGAAATACAAACAACAAGAGAGGAACTAAAAGGCTATATAGAATGGGCCAGGGGTGACAGAGAAATAGACAATGATTTAAATAGATTAAACATATAA
- the LOC127508121 gene encoding probable myosin light chain kinase DDB_G0271550 — MAQYRRLSDGSADSSISDPSINVSPGVIKVLKEHGYTMKEELGRGASGIAFLVKDTDGDPYVIKQMNSRDGDELDTVRKEVEILKTLNFGYIVTYVNSFEDKEAGRIYIVMEYCEGGDLSKIMETQKEERFFEEKQILDWLVQICLALKYLHEKKIIHRDIKPQNVFLTEDGYVNLGDFGCSTALERADEYASSVVGAKLYVSPEVYQRKYNSKSDIWSLGWLLHDLCMLDVWADNMQRHILHAVSMTGNPPPISERYSEELRELISQMLSRDPKDRPSAEEILAKPFLTDAVDRNSRTPEALLQSFVKSITAFDEAYNKHYKDIEVLVSEWGRITDSMESAHYSATAGSLSGSVIGAAGGITALAGLILSPFTLGASLIVTGVGVGVGVAGGVTGAASTITNTVQQKSFRESLEQIQQKYESASEPILTPLNTLRKVLRKITKFSVFFGTSAFDKVQISCNVGRRNVLCATQLMNLGLLANVSRIATQTARVGRVVAEAVSGVLSGLLVILDVAFIVINSVDIHQMRQGKVDDPEKVQSSVLKSIAEMRRTHNELCNVQKEIQTTREELKDYIELARGDREIDNDLNSLNI; from the exons ATGGCTCAGTATCGCAGACTCTCAGACGGCAGTGCTGACAGCAGTATCTCAGATCCCAGCATAAACGTTTCTCCTGGTGTGATCA AGGTGCTAAAAGAACACGGATACACCATGAAGGAAGAACTTGGACGAGGAGCTTCAGGAATAGCGTTTCTGGTGAAAGACACAGACGGAGATCCTTATGTGATCAAACAGATGAACTCCAGAGAT GGGGATGAGCTGGATACTGTCAGAAAGGAAGTCGAGATCCTGAAAACTCTGAACTTTGGATATATTGTCACTTATGTGAATTCAtttgaag ataaaGAAGCGGGACGCATATATATTGTGATGGAGTATTGTGAAGGAGGTGACCTTTCAAAAATCATGGAAACACAGAAAGAAGAAcgtttttttgaagaaaaacag ATCCTCGACTGGCTGGTTCAGATTTGTCTGGCTCTGAAGTATCTCCATGAGAAGAAAATTATTCATAGAGATATTAAGCCTCAG AACGTCTTTCTGACTGAAGATGGTTACGTCAATCTAGGAGATTTTGGATGCTCAACAGCATTGGAAAG AGCTGATGAATATGCTAGTTCAGTTGTGGGTGCAAAGCTCTACGTCAGCCCAGAAGTTTATCAGAGGAAATATAACTCCAAGAG TGACATATGGTCATTGGGATGGTTGCTCCATGATCTCTGCATGCTTGATGTGTGg GCCGATAACATGCAGCGCCACATACTTCATGCTGTCAGTATGACAGGAAACCCCCCTCCCATCTCAGAGAGATACTCAGAGGAACTTCGGGAATTAATCAGTCAAATGCTCAGTCGTGACCCTAAAGACAGACCTTCAGCTGAAGAGATTCTAGCTAAACCGTTCCTGACAGATGCAGTAGACAGAAACAGCAGAACTCCAGAGGCACTGCTACAGAGTTTTGTGAAGTCTATCACCGCCTTTGATGAGGCCTACAACAAGCACTATAAAGACATTGAGGTTTTAGTTAGTGAGTGGGGAAGAATAACAGATTCGATGGAGTCTGCACATTACAGCGCCACAGCGGGGAGTCTGTCAGGTTCGGTGATCGGAGCAGCTGGAGGAATCACTGCATTAGCTGGTTTAATTTTGTCACCGTTCACTCTTGGGGCGTCTCTGATTGTTACTGGTGTTGGTGTTGGAGTAGGAGTTGCAGGTGGAGTAACAGGTGCTGCATCCACCATTACTAACACTGTACAACAAAAATCATTCAGAGAGAGCCTTGAACAAATTCAGCAGAAGTATGAATCTGCAAGCGAACCAATTCTCACACCACTGAATACACTGAGAAAGGTTCTGAGAAAAATCACAaagttcagtgtttttttcGGCACCTCAGCTTTTGACAAAGTGCAAATATCATGCAATGTAGGCAGAAGAAATGTTTTGTGTGCAACACAACTCATGAATTTGGGTCTGTTGGCAAATGTTAGCAGAATTGCTACTCAGACTGCAAGAGTAGGGCGAGTTGTAGCAGAAGCAGTCTCAGGAGTGTTAAGTGGACTGTTAGTCATACTTGATGTCGCCTTCATAGTGATAAATTCTGTAGACATTCACCAGATGAGACAGGGAAAAGTAGATGATCCAGAAAAGGTCCAATCCAGTGTGCTTAAATCCATTGCAGAGATGAGGAGAACACATAATGAGCTTTGCAATGTCCAGAAGGAAATACAAACAACAAGAGAGGAACTAAAAGACTATATAGAATTGGCCAGGGGTGACAGAGAAATAGACAAtgatttaaatagtttaaacaTATAG